A single window of Rubripirellula lacrimiformis DNA harbors:
- the pglX gene encoding BREX-1 system adenine-specific DNA-methyltransferase PglX produces MAFDKTTRNHLAGMVAECRRLLSADIGTQLQSVYGIQPDGTASDVTKLRLDDRGREIATALRQWLDHLAVSDSSGDEATRRKNAVFRIKHETAFTFLNRLAAMRTCECPERGDGRRGLIIECVSKGMESAGFQLYEQLARNAIGDRETTYRVFLEHMFDELAIDLGLLFDRRAVQSLIFPGPDCLKAVVTELNKPDVANLWKLDETIGWIYQDFNDEKERREMRKVSAPRNSRELAVRNQFFTPRYVVKFLTDNTLGRIWYEMRTGQTAITDECEFLVRRMNEVFLSSGQQPPASDDDDTEPSLEDDFFVPYRAKKDPRDLKVLDPACGSGHFLLYAFDLLETIYLEAWEDQRPPASEATGRTLKVDYPTEDELRRAIPELILRHNLHGIDVDSRACQIASLALWLRAQRSYEKLQISPADRPRIGKSNIVTAEPMPGEEDLRAEFIATLQPPLLGQLVERVFESMELAGEAGSLLKVDELISESIAAAQKEWTNQWEKARDKQGNELLFSVGELDAIKEDKQQTLDFSDVTDDQFWHEAESRIVDALRRYADQATNGASVRRGLFQEDAAQGFAFIDVCRNRYDVVLMNPPFGEPPVKCEKFFDDAFTLTSNDLYGMFFERTLQWLSEGGKVGAITNRTWLGLPTFEELRTNVFTKLGAIETAADLGSFVLEAQVETIATIIGKGATEETEAIWTRLLKTRRKEEMLSEIILQVQNGTLHPSAFIANAKRFLDMPKAVYGYWMSTELIELYSPKHAIKPDVADVKQGLASGKDFRFLRLAWEVPPSELSLQGTWPRFAKGGEYSPFFDDIHLTLKWIRNGEELIALGSGRPQNTQFFGSSGITWPRRTTSPFGPRVFSRGCAFGDKGPAAITKAGYSPAVLLGILTTRPSRLLLSVRLGAGDNAPGSASKSYEVGLIGALPYPDLSDDAERRIGELTNQAIDAVRIAQFDVDETTTGFTVPPAVKFSANTIRQSTMQWVVEREHRLIQWSESEQGLDRVVAAAFGFTESDFEIMSEELEFPLNQLECVEAIDADVFRDAYLTKKVLPGDRLPGGEDASADVRVESRRKKQQSLRSEATICRLFEITPARFAELRQEAELLRSEDLQEVAAGTLSYLVGAAFGRWDLRKAIDPNLRPDLADPFAELPACSPGMLVGDDGLPLTAAPASYPITIADNGILVDDPGLDGHRPHDSDIVSRVRDGIAQIWPHHAEAIELEICQTLGVQSIREFFRTPSHFFAHHLSRYKKSRRQAPIYWPLSTASGSYTVWVYYHRLTDQTIYTIVNQYLELGKIDEVQRAVTRTEEELAGASGAEQTRLKDQLTEQQAFLNELNDLKTELLRIADLPYRPDLNDGVIINAAPLHELFRHRPWSNDCEECWQSIESGEYDWSHLAFNIRTDEVTEKCRSDRSLAIAHDREELFVASAAPKRSRKKKA; encoded by the coding sequence ATGGCATTTGACAAGACAACTCGAAACCACCTCGCAGGAATGGTCGCTGAATGCAGGCGGCTTCTCTCCGCTGATATCGGTACGCAACTGCAGTCGGTTTACGGCATTCAGCCGGATGGTACGGCATCGGATGTAACGAAACTTCGACTTGATGATCGAGGACGAGAGATCGCTACCGCGCTTCGGCAGTGGCTCGACCACTTGGCAGTTTCAGATTCGTCTGGCGATGAGGCAACACGCCGGAAAAATGCTGTGTTTCGTATCAAGCACGAAACCGCATTTACTTTTCTCAATCGACTTGCCGCCATGCGGACGTGCGAATGTCCCGAACGTGGGGACGGACGGCGTGGCCTGATCATCGAATGTGTCTCGAAGGGGATGGAATCGGCAGGGTTTCAGCTGTATGAGCAGTTGGCAAGGAATGCCATCGGTGATCGAGAGACGACCTATCGAGTTTTCCTTGAACACATGTTCGACGAGCTGGCGATTGATCTCGGGTTGCTCTTCGATCGTCGAGCCGTTCAATCACTGATCTTTCCGGGTCCAGACTGCCTGAAGGCCGTCGTCACGGAACTCAACAAACCTGACGTTGCCAACCTTTGGAAGTTGGATGAAACCATCGGCTGGATCTATCAGGACTTTAATGACGAAAAAGAGCGGCGGGAGATGCGTAAAGTTTCTGCGCCTCGCAACTCACGCGAACTGGCGGTGCGGAATCAGTTCTTTACGCCACGATACGTTGTCAAGTTTTTGACGGACAATACTCTGGGCCGAATCTGGTACGAGATGCGTACTGGTCAAACGGCAATCACCGATGAATGTGAATTTCTCGTGCGTCGAATGAATGAAGTGTTCCTTTCATCGGGGCAACAACCACCTGCGTCAGACGACGATGACACGGAGCCATCCCTCGAAGATGACTTTTTCGTTCCGTATCGTGCAAAGAAAGATCCTCGCGATCTAAAAGTGCTCGATCCTGCTTGTGGCTCCGGGCATTTCTTGCTGTATGCATTCGACTTGTTGGAGACGATTTATCTTGAAGCATGGGAAGATCAACGGCCACCGGCATCCGAAGCGACGGGGCGGACGTTAAAGGTCGATTACCCGACCGAAGACGAGCTGCGACGTGCGATACCAGAATTGATCCTTCGTCATAACCTGCATGGCATCGATGTTGATTCACGCGCATGTCAGATTGCCTCTCTCGCACTTTGGCTGCGAGCCCAACGCAGCTATGAAAAACTGCAAATATCGCCAGCGGATCGTCCGCGAATCGGCAAGTCGAACATTGTGACTGCTGAGCCGATGCCCGGAGAAGAAGACCTGCGTGCTGAGTTTATTGCAACGCTACAGCCACCACTACTCGGACAACTGGTTGAACGTGTCTTCGAGTCGATGGAACTTGCCGGCGAAGCAGGTTCACTTTTGAAAGTGGACGAGTTGATCAGCGAATCGATCGCTGCCGCGCAAAAAGAATGGACGAACCAATGGGAGAAAGCAAGAGACAAACAAGGAAATGAGCTGTTGTTCTCCGTCGGCGAGTTGGACGCCATCAAAGAGGACAAGCAGCAAACATTGGATTTTTCTGATGTCACAGATGACCAATTTTGGCACGAAGCAGAGAGCCGGATTGTCGATGCACTTCGTCGGTACGCTGATCAGGCTACAAATGGAGCATCGGTTCGTCGTGGGTTGTTTCAAGAGGATGCCGCTCAGGGGTTCGCGTTCATCGACGTGTGTCGGAATCGATACGATGTCGTTCTAATGAATCCTCCCTTTGGTGAGCCCCCGGTGAAGTGCGAAAAGTTCTTTGATGACGCATTTACTTTAACGAGCAACGATCTCTACGGAATGTTCTTTGAACGAACACTTCAATGGCTTTCCGAGGGGGGCAAGGTAGGCGCAATTACCAATCGTACTTGGCTGGGCTTACCCACGTTTGAGGAACTCCGCACGAACGTATTCACCAAACTTGGGGCCATCGAAACTGCTGCAGACCTCGGCTCTTTCGTACTGGAGGCACAGGTAGAAACGATTGCGACAATAATTGGCAAAGGTGCGACCGAGGAAACGGAAGCGATATGGACGCGACTCTTAAAGACTCGACGAAAAGAGGAGATGCTGTCCGAAATTATTTTGCAGGTGCAAAATGGCACGTTGCATCCATCCGCGTTTATCGCAAACGCGAAACGGTTCTTGGACATGCCGAAAGCCGTCTATGGATACTGGATGTCAACCGAATTGATCGAACTATATTCCCCAAAACATGCGATCAAACCAGATGTTGCGGATGTTAAGCAGGGACTCGCAAGCGGAAAAGATTTTCGTTTCCTGCGTTTGGCTTGGGAAGTTCCTCCGTCGGAGTTGTCACTGCAGGGTACTTGGCCCAGATTTGCAAAAGGCGGTGAATACTCGCCTTTCTTTGACGACATTCATCTCACCCTAAAGTGGATTCGCAATGGCGAAGAACTTATCGCGTTAGGTAGTGGACGCCCACAGAACACGCAGTTCTTTGGGTCAAGTGGTATTACGTGGCCTCGCCGCACAACAAGTCCGTTTGGGCCAAGAGTGTTCTCCAGAGGGTGCGCCTTCGGCGATAAGGGCCCAGCCGCAATCACAAAAGCAGGCTATTCGCCAGCCGTTTTACTTGGAATCCTCACGACCCGTCCGAGCAGGCTACTTCTCTCAGTCCGCCTTGGTGCTGGCGACAACGCGCCCGGCTCGGCCTCTAAATCATATGAAGTGGGACTAATCGGGGCTCTCCCATACCCGGATTTGTCTGATGATGCGGAACGACGAATCGGAGAGTTGACTAATCAAGCAATTGATGCAGTCCGTATCGCGCAGTTTGATGTCGATGAAACGACGACCGGTTTCACCGTTCCACCTGCAGTCAAGTTTTCTGCAAATACAATTCGTCAATCTACTATGCAATGGGTAGTGGAACGTGAACACCGACTGATTCAATGGTCTGAGTCTGAGCAAGGACTCGATCGTGTCGTAGCCGCAGCCTTCGGATTTACGGAGAGCGACTTTGAGATAATGAGTGAGGAGTTGGAGTTCCCACTCAACCAACTCGAATGCGTTGAAGCCATTGATGCTGACGTGTTCCGCGACGCGTACCTGACCAAAAAGGTGTTGCCCGGCGACCGTCTTCCCGGTGGAGAAGATGCTTCTGCGGATGTCCGAGTGGAATCTCGTCGTAAGAAGCAACAATCACTTCGTTCCGAAGCAACAATCTGCCGTTTGTTCGAGATCACACCAGCACGCTTTGCTGAACTTCGTCAGGAAGCTGAACTTCTGCGTTCAGAAGATTTGCAGGAAGTAGCGGCAGGGACGCTGAGTTACTTGGTTGGTGCTGCATTCGGACGGTGGGACTTACGGAAAGCAATTGATCCTAATCTTCGTCCCGACCTTGCTGATCCGTTTGCAGAACTTCCTGCGTGTTCACCGGGTATGCTCGTCGGCGATGACGGCTTGCCGCTCACGGCGGCACCTGCAAGCTACCCCATTACAATCGCCGACAACGGCATTCTTGTCGATGATCCCGGACTGGACGGACACCGCCCTCATGACTCGGATATTGTGAGCCGCGTGCGAGATGGCATCGCTCAGATTTGGCCGCATCACGCAGAAGCGATTGAACTGGAAATTTGCCAAACGCTTGGTGTGCAATCAATCCGAGAGTTCTTTCGGACGCCAAGTCATTTCTTTGCTCATCATCTTTCACGATACAAGAAGAGCCGGCGTCAGGCTCCCATTTACTGGCCTTTGTCTACTGCATCGGGCTCATACACGGTTTGGGTTTACTATCACCGGCTTACCGATCAGACCATTTACACCATCGTCAACCAATATCTGGAATTGGGAAAGATTGACGAGGTTCAGCGAGCAGTAACACGAACGGAAGAAGAACTGGCTGGGGCGAGCGGTGCTGAGCAAACGCGTCTGAAAGATCAACTTACTGAACAGCAGGCATTTCTGAATGAACTCAATGATTTGAAGACCGAATTGCTTCGGATCGCTGATCTGCCTTACCGCCCAGACTTAAACGATGGTGTGATCATCAACGCCGCGCCACTTCATGAACTGTTTCGTCACCGGCCTTGGTCCAATGACTGCGAAGAATGCTGGCAGTCGATTGAGAGTGGTGAATATGACTGGTCGCATTTGGCGTTCAACATTCGCACCGACGAAGTAACAGAAAAATGCCGATCGGATCGTTCGCTTGCCATTGCGCATGATCGAGAAGAACTGTTCGTGGCAAGTGCGGCACCGAAACGATCACGAAAGAAAAAGGCGTAG
- the brxC gene encoding BREX system P-loop protein BrxC translates to MSETIRQLFSTDRKIDREIEKVIDYQRDDPDWLEREIKEYEVTDNVEACFSKFVEHFGAGVRTGDITEVGIWVSGFYGSGKSSFTKYLGFALDPDRKINGTPFIDLLSERLNSPAVESELKTLAKNEPTAVIMLDLGAEQLADTATAPVTKVLYWKVLQKIGFSKEKKLAELEFRLDKEGRYADFQEAYRKKFPNKGEWSDIHNDPLIAMARADQLVPQFFIEYEPGEFRSTKFELELNVRELAERMVDLVRRHFKHQNVLFLIDEAGQYVAPRGELILNLDGLARNLKELGKGRVWIAATGQQTLQEIVEQAAYNSAELNKLRDRFPISIQLDARDIKEITYLRLLTKDPDSHKALKERFGKQGQKLIAATKLEGWSQFKADLDPDTFARFYPFLPQHFDLLMELIRTLARSTGGVGLRSAIRVIQDLLVNVSRTPMPAGKKPLADRPVGTLACADDFFDTLRNDIGKVLPHVLNGIEKVERIFASDPFTVRVAKAIAALQPLQEHFPRTEENIAALLYPELGEQPQDQPVKDSLAKLIREKESGLVNDPQTGGYGFLSEGIKVYRDKRNEYNPTGGEINRLRSQLLARIFEQLPSSMLENIKKVEAGICYQKTPVVGEGNDIQIRIEPASAESFDTRREDLLLSTNNTREFENTVALLVTLPEEIEEKLIEARRSDFIIGTIPERDADKDVAQFLRSERALMNKSQEDAQKLIEQTLLQQGLFIFKSQPKPVKELGSTLDAACRQIVGEVAKTVFPKFKDAPIRPNTDIAAKFLEVERLDRMPSEKDPLQLVAKVGGKYAVQTTKDVLVEALRCFAELAEASGSGRIQGKVLQDRFFQSEYGWTKDATRYIFAALFRAGEVQLHTGEGTVTTPGPQAIEAFKSTTSFNRAGVSIRDSRPPLDAMDRAARRLEELFAIEVLPLEEHISRAVRTHIPTVLESVGSLPDRLRLLQLPGRDRAQQLLQTCADLLKEDASGAAMVLGASDCKLPADIEWSKLVLKALSDDGERLIREAQKQLDAIDELDELFKGESSVILEEDQRQTVETIKQSENFFEQLPALRGAVRRINDNISARFTELRQQFDDQLEDSRNELEGLPDWVKLSPDDRQDIAGRMTSSELPSQPRPDRELADLRLLLTRRMGLAGLMDTLSHEVQQRVPEEQPEEELSEEESETIVNISSKELVEPVTITSENLDEWISDLRERLVTLLSEYKEIHFKD, encoded by the coding sequence ATGAGCGAAACGATTCGGCAGCTATTTTCAACTGATCGCAAGATCGATCGGGAAATTGAGAAGGTCATTGATTATCAGCGTGATGATCCCGACTGGCTCGAACGAGAAATCAAAGAGTACGAAGTCACCGACAATGTTGAGGCTTGCTTCAGCAAGTTTGTCGAGCACTTTGGTGCCGGCGTGCGCACCGGTGACATTACAGAAGTTGGGATTTGGGTTTCCGGCTTCTATGGATCTGGTAAGAGTTCGTTTACTAAGTACCTTGGCTTTGCGCTTGATCCAGATCGGAAGATCAATGGCACACCGTTCATTGATCTTCTGAGCGAACGCCTCAACTCACCTGCAGTTGAGTCTGAACTTAAGACTCTTGCAAAAAACGAGCCTACCGCTGTCATCATGCTCGACCTCGGAGCGGAACAGTTGGCCGACACAGCAACGGCCCCGGTCACAAAAGTTCTGTATTGGAAGGTGCTGCAAAAGATCGGTTTCTCGAAGGAAAAGAAACTCGCAGAGCTGGAATTTCGCCTCGACAAAGAAGGTCGATACGCGGACTTTCAGGAAGCATACCGAAAGAAGTTCCCGAACAAAGGTGAGTGGAGTGACATCCATAACGACCCTTTGATCGCAATGGCACGCGCTGACCAGTTGGTGCCACAGTTTTTCATTGAGTACGAACCGGGCGAATTCCGAAGCACAAAGTTCGAGTTGGAATTGAACGTTCGTGAGCTTGCTGAGCGAATGGTGGATTTGGTTCGTCGGCACTTCAAGCACCAAAACGTGCTATTCCTGATTGACGAAGCCGGCCAGTATGTTGCTCCGCGTGGTGAGTTGATTCTCAACCTTGATGGTCTTGCTCGAAACTTGAAGGAGCTTGGCAAAGGGCGTGTTTGGATTGCGGCTACCGGTCAGCAAACGCTTCAGGAAATTGTCGAACAAGCGGCATACAACTCTGCGGAACTCAACAAACTGCGAGATCGATTTCCAATCAGCATCCAGCTGGACGCTCGTGACATCAAGGAAATCACGTACCTACGTCTTCTCACCAAAGATCCAGATTCACACAAAGCACTCAAGGAAAGGTTTGGCAAGCAAGGTCAGAAGCTGATCGCTGCGACCAAGCTCGAAGGGTGGTCGCAATTCAAAGCGGATCTGGACCCAGATACGTTTGCCCGCTTCTACCCATTCCTTCCGCAGCACTTTGATTTGCTGATGGAGTTGATCCGAACGCTGGCACGCTCGACCGGCGGTGTAGGCTTGCGATCGGCAATTCGAGTAATCCAAGACTTGTTGGTTAATGTCAGTCGAACTCCAATGCCAGCTGGAAAAAAGCCATTGGCAGATCGGCCCGTGGGAACACTCGCTTGCGCTGACGATTTCTTTGATACGTTGCGTAACGATATCGGCAAGGTGCTTCCACACGTTCTTAACGGGATTGAAAAGGTTGAGAGAATCTTCGCCAGCGATCCCTTTACCGTTCGTGTTGCGAAGGCCATTGCAGCACTTCAGCCCTTGCAGGAACACTTCCCAAGAACCGAAGAGAACATTGCCGCGCTGCTGTATCCAGAATTGGGTGAGCAACCTCAAGACCAACCAGTTAAGGATTCACTTGCCAAGCTGATTAGAGAGAAAGAATCGGGACTGGTAAACGATCCTCAGACCGGGGGCTACGGATTTCTCAGCGAAGGAATCAAGGTCTATCGCGACAAGCGAAACGAATACAACCCGACAGGCGGTGAGATCAATCGCCTTCGTTCGCAGTTACTGGCACGGATATTTGAACAGCTGCCGTCATCAATGCTGGAGAATATCAAGAAGGTTGAAGCTGGGATTTGCTACCAAAAGACGCCGGTTGTGGGCGAAGGCAACGATATTCAGATTCGCATTGAGCCGGCTTCTGCCGAGAGCTTTGATACTCGTCGTGAAGATCTGTTGCTCTCTACGAACAACACGCGTGAATTTGAGAACACTGTGGCACTCTTGGTCACGCTCCCGGAAGAGATTGAGGAGAAACTCATCGAAGCTCGGCGTTCCGACTTCATCATCGGCACCATCCCTGAACGTGACGCCGATAAAGACGTAGCACAGTTCCTGAGAAGTGAACGCGCCCTGATGAACAAGAGTCAGGAGGATGCTCAAAAGCTGATTGAGCAGACGCTGTTGCAGCAGGGCCTATTCATCTTCAAATCACAACCAAAGCCGGTGAAAGAGCTTGGCAGCACTCTCGATGCAGCTTGCCGGCAGATCGTGGGTGAAGTTGCCAAAACAGTCTTTCCCAAATTCAAAGATGCTCCGATTCGTCCAAACACTGACATCGCGGCAAAGTTTTTGGAAGTCGAGCGTCTTGACCGGATGCCCAGCGAGAAAGATCCACTGCAACTCGTTGCAAAAGTTGGTGGCAAATATGCCGTTCAGACAACTAAGGATGTCTTGGTTGAAGCACTACGCTGTTTTGCCGAGCTTGCCGAAGCATCCGGGTCTGGTCGCATTCAAGGCAAAGTCCTTCAGGATCGCTTTTTCCAATCGGAGTACGGTTGGACGAAGGATGCAACACGATACATCTTCGCGGCCCTGTTTCGAGCAGGTGAAGTTCAACTGCACACGGGGGAAGGGACAGTCACAACTCCCGGCCCACAGGCAATTGAAGCCTTCAAGTCAACCACATCGTTCAATCGAGCTGGTGTTTCGATTCGAGATAGTCGTCCGCCACTTGATGCAATGGACAGAGCTGCTCGAAGACTGGAAGAACTGTTCGCCATCGAAGTTCTTCCATTGGAAGAACACATCAGTCGAGCCGTACGCACACACATCCCAACAGTTCTCGAAAGTGTTGGCTCGCTGCCAGATCGACTCCGTTTGCTGCAACTTCCGGGACGGGATCGGGCTCAGCAATTGCTTCAAACGTGTGCAGACCTTTTGAAAGAAGACGCAAGCGGTGCGGCGATGGTCTTAGGGGCTTCTGACTGCAAACTGCCAGCTGACATCGAGTGGTCCAAGTTGGTGCTGAAAGCTCTGTCCGACGACGGAGAACGGCTTATCCGGGAAGCACAAAAACAACTCGACGCGATTGACGAGTTGGACGAACTGTTCAAAGGCGAGTCCTCGGTGATTCTTGAAGAAGATCAGCGTCAGACGGTTGAGACAATCAAGCAGAGTGAGAACTTCTTTGAACAGTTGCCTGCGTTACGTGGAGCCGTCCGTCGAATCAATGACAACATTTCCGCACGATTTACAGAACTGCGACAGCAGTTCGACGATCAACTTGAAGACTCTCGCAACGAATTAGAAGGCTTGCCGGATTGGGTCAAATTGAGTCCCGATGATCGTCAGGATATTGCTGGTCGAATGACATCATCGGAATTGCCATCCCAACCTCGACCAGACAGAGAACTCGCCGACCTGCGATTGTTGCTCACGCGTCGAATGGGCCTTGCAGGTCTGATGGACACGTTATCGCATGAGGTTCAACAACGTGTTCCCGAAGAGCAACCCGAAGAAGAGTTGAGTGAAGAAGAGTCTGAAACAATCGTCAACATCTCGTCAAAGGAACTTGTAGAGCCGGTGACGATCACGTCGGAAAACCTTGACGAGTGGATCAGTGATCTTCGAGAGAGATTGGTGACGCTCTTGAGTGAATACAAAGAAATCCATTTCAAGGATTAG
- a CDS encoding DUF4276 family protein, with product MIIPIVEGDGEKDAVPILLKNWFKFRRFFNFHTTDEAVFAPQSAMIAPYDAERENGIEHYVRRARAARPDAILVILDSDKECIQRRGKPADQQLGPELTRRAQAAADGIPVEVVVANREYEAWFLAGYRRLKQRGVFHTQVKFRDGYDVEEPGGSKRKVSECMATTKPYSPTAHQPQLTAALGFGSYMAGYSPSYGKLLSRLERITQQARRNRRARR from the coding sequence TTGATCATTCCAATCGTGGAAGGCGACGGGGAAAAAGACGCAGTGCCGATCCTCCTGAAGAATTGGTTCAAGTTCCGGCGTTTCTTCAATTTCCACACGACCGACGAAGCTGTTTTCGCACCGCAAAGTGCGATGATCGCTCCGTACGATGCGGAACGTGAAAACGGCATTGAGCACTATGTGCGACGGGCTCGTGCTGCACGGCCAGATGCAATCTTGGTCATATTGGATTCCGACAAAGAGTGCATTCAGCGTCGGGGGAAACCTGCTGACCAACAACTTGGCCCAGAACTGACGCGCCGAGCGCAAGCGGCAGCGGATGGAATTCCGGTAGAGGTTGTTGTTGCGAATCGTGAATACGAAGCATGGTTTCTCGCAGGCTACCGCCGACTGAAGCAACGCGGCGTTTTTCACACTCAGGTGAAGTTCCGCGATGGTTACGATGTCGAAGAACCTGGTGGCTCGAAACGCAAGGTATCCGAGTGCATGGCAACAACGAAGCCCTATTCACCAACTGCGCATCAGCCGCAACTGACGGCGGCACTCGGTTTTGGATCGTACATGGCAGGCTACTCGCCGTCGTACGGAAAACTGTTGAGTCGTCTGGAACGCATCACACAGCAAGCGCGAAGAAACCGCAGGGCGAGACGTTAG
- a CDS encoding BREX protein BrxB domain-containing protein translates to MSSLESTFELLRSQLKGTDALNPAKSDPVFYFIHAPEETLELKQKLPLWAAKLRQDDLQVQTASMAELAWKIIDQSGRWESWLEAEPDAEPTEINSAMRDVLRGDDGLIGEVAALVSEPVENRVLFLTDTGLLHPYFRVRTLESGLHDRVKVPMVIFYPGKRSGQYGLKFLGFYSVDGNYRSTLVGGTA, encoded by the coding sequence ATGTCCTCGTTGGAATCAACATTTGAACTTCTTCGGTCGCAACTGAAGGGGACAGACGCACTCAATCCAGCAAAGAGTGATCCTGTCTTTTACTTCATCCATGCGCCAGAAGAGACTCTCGAACTAAAGCAGAAGCTGCCTCTCTGGGCGGCGAAACTGCGGCAGGACGACTTGCAAGTACAAACCGCATCGATGGCCGAATTGGCTTGGAAGATCATCGACCAGTCGGGGCGCTGGGAATCTTGGCTGGAAGCAGAACCAGATGCTGAACCGACAGAGATCAACAGTGCCATGAGAGATGTGTTGCGCGGAGATGACGGACTGATAGGGGAAGTCGCTGCATTGGTCTCGGAACCAGTTGAGAATCGCGTTCTGTTTCTCACGGACACCGGACTGCTGCACCCGTACTTTCGAGTTCGCACATTGGAAAGCGGACTTCACGATCGAGTGAAAGTGCCAATGGTCATCTTCTATCCGGGAAAGAGATCGGGGCAGTATGGCCTCAAATTTCTTGGGTTTTACTCAGTTGACGGAAACTACCGATCAACGTTGGTCGGAGGAACAGCATGA
- a CDS encoding AAA family ATPase, which yields MENEKKLTRPHIRELRLRRFRGFENARLVLNDFTVIVGRNGAGKSTLMEAIDFVQDAVTHSVLTALERRGGINSILHRPSSSGDIPESVETVEGTKRSVGKDLEIAIDLQIPLTPTTHTNVLYGFTLSPYRGRSGFQVKREYLRTYPKESFSFYREGRTFNSEIRSAKPSVHRESLVLPLVAGEEDVWQMTLDVLRRMLVYDLSPQIMQSEPRIGSQESLARDGSNLGDVLRRLDDDKEEMDWIIAHMNAVTRDICRIRAGASAGRRVVRFTQTMGGKDTEFVATDMSSGTLHSLGVLVALRQKPAPSLVFIDEIEASIHTAALSSLMNAAKATSTDHCQVVVSSHSTDALSHETVNADNVRIVDWQSDRSYVFGIGEGTRELLEPPETVGRLLRSNSLWKEDQPSEVIGDLFQVGTDDGKD from the coding sequence ATGGAAAACGAAAAGAAACTGACGCGACCGCATATTCGTGAATTGCGGCTTCGACGATTTCGTGGCTTCGAGAATGCACGTTTGGTGCTTAACGATTTCACGGTGATTGTTGGTCGAAATGGGGCCGGTAAGTCCACGCTGATGGAAGCGATTGACTTTGTGCAGGACGCAGTGACGCATTCCGTATTGACGGCGTTGGAACGCCGTGGTGGCATTAACTCGATTCTGCATCGCCCGAGCAGTTCCGGCGATATCCCAGAAAGTGTCGAAACGGTCGAAGGCACTAAACGTTCCGTTGGCAAAGACTTGGAAATTGCAATCGACCTACAGATCCCGCTGACACCAACAACGCATACGAATGTGCTGTATGGCTTCACGCTTAGTCCTTATCGCGGACGTTCGGGGTTTCAGGTCAAGCGAGAGTATCTCAGAACGTATCCGAAAGAATCGTTTTCGTTTTATCGGGAGGGTCGAACCTTCAACTCGGAGATCAGATCAGCAAAGCCATCGGTGCATCGCGAGTCGTTAGTCCTTCCGCTCGTGGCTGGGGAAGAGGACGTCTGGCAGATGACGCTTGACGTTCTGCGACGCATGCTCGTATACGATCTTTCACCGCAAATCATGCAGTCAGAGCCGCGGATTGGAAGTCAGGAGTCGCTCGCTCGCGATGGATCAAATCTTGGCGACGTGTTGCGACGCTTAGACGACGACAAAGAAGAGATGGACTGGATCATCGCTCACATGAATGCCGTGACGCGCGATATTTGTCGAATCCGGGCAGGCGCTTCGGCGGGAAGGCGTGTTGTTCGTTTCACACAGACGATGGGCGGGAAAGACACCGAGTTCGTGGCGACTGACATGTCAAGCGGAACACTTCACAGTTTGGGAGTGCTAGTCGCGTTGCGGCAGAAGCCGGCACCATCGCTGGTTTTCATTGACGAAATTGAAGCCTCCATTCATACAGCGGCGCTTTCATCGCTAATGAATGCTGCTAAAGCAACCAGCACTGATCATTGCCAAGTTGTCGTTTCTTCACACAGCACGGACGCACTGTCACATGAAACTGTCAACGCCGACAATGTGCGAATTGTTGATTGGCAGTCGGATAGGAGTTACGTCTTTGGGATTGGTGAAGGCACGCGTGAATTACTGGAACCGCCTGAAACCGTGGGTCGGTTGCTTCGTTCTAATTCGCTTTGGAAGGAAGACCAGCCTTCAGAAGTTATAGGAGATCTTTTTCAGGTGGGCACCGATGACGGGAAGGACTAG